The region CAGCCAGAAATGGACCTTCTGCTCGGCCTCTTGTTGTTCGGAAATTGTGCGGTCATGCCCGATCTTCACCGCGCGATCGATTGCTTCGCGGTGTTCTTCGTAGAGCGGTCGCACTTGCTCGCTGAAAACCTTGTTGGCGGCATCGTGCTTCCCTTCTTCGACCAGGGGAAGGAAATCTCGATTCGCTACCTTCATTAAGCGCTCGACCGAGGGAAGCACGTCGGTCCGCAGCGCGATCTTCGTCGGCCCTTCGTACATCGCCTCCATCCAATACGCCTTGCGGGCTTCGAACTTTCCTTCCAAGGCATGAAATTCCGCGATCAGCTTTTTGGTTTCATCGGGATCACTGCTGGCCGTGATTTCGAACAGCGACAAGTACGGCTCGATGACAAACAGCGTGCAGGGCTCGAACTCGGCCATCGCCGTCTTGCGCAGCATCAAGCGCTCGTAGAGCGGACCGTTGACGCCGAAATTGGCCAACAGGATCAGGGCAACGGCCAGCACGATGGCCAGTCCCAGCGCACTGAAGACGACAATGCCGCGAAGCCTGCGTTGGATCGTGGCGTTACGAAAGAGAGCCATGGTGTACGCCTATCGGGGACGTTTGTTAAAAACCTTGGGAAGGCCGTAGTCAAAATCACTTGCCGTGCGAGCCGCAATTGGCCCGATTCCGCTCGTAAGCGACCTTCAAATGTAAGTGCCGCTTAGAGTTCGGCGCAGAAATTCGGCGGCGCCTGGGAATCGGTTCACGTCGTGGCCAGCGCCGGCATGCGGCACAAATCGAATAGCCCCTACGACCGGTTCCCCCGCAGCATCATCTGCCGCGAGAGCAACGGCGTCTACAATCGGGCTTCGACGACCGAAAAATCGTCGTCCAGAATCTCGGAATCCCCCAACTGCCGGACATGAGACAAAAGCGGGTCGGCGATCGGCCCGTGATCCGTTGGCAACGCCGACACGAATTTAACGAATTCCGAGTGCTTCCACATGTCGCCGTCGGTCTTTTCGATCTCGTAGGCCCCGTCACTGTAAATCAACAGTCGGGCGTAAGACCCTAATTGCACTTCGCTTGTGGAGTACGGCATCCCTTCGACCATGCCAATGGCCAGGCCATCAGCCTCGAGCGTTTGCACCGGGGCTTCGTTGACGCTCGGTCCTGTGTACACGAGCGCGGGCGGATGCCCGGCGTTGCTGAATTTGAGCTTACGCGTGGCCGGTTCAAACACCCCATACCAGATGGTGAAGTATTTGCCGTTTTGCTTCTCCATCTGAAATACGTCGTTCAGCCGTTCCAGAACCTGGCCCGGATCGCGGAAATCGGTCTCGGCCAGCGAGTGGCCCGATAGCATGTTCATCGCCGAGACGGCCAATAGCGACGATCCGACACCGTGACCACTGACGTCGAGCAGGTAGATCGCAAAATGCTCGGCATCGATCCAGTTGTAGCCGAACATGTCTCCGCCGAGCTGCGTCGACGGCACGAATAGATAATCGATCGCAATATCGCCCGTCAGCTTCTCGGGCAGCAGTGACTGCACATAGCGCGCGGCCTGACCGACTTCTTCGGCCAATTGCTGCTGGCTTTCGGCCAGTTGACGAAAGGCTTCGTCGCGTTCGAGCCGCGAAATGTACGCCCGCGAGTGATAGCGAATGCGGGCCAGCAACTCGATCCGATCAGGCAATTTCACCAGATAATCGTTGGCACCCAACGCAAAGGCCTGAGCCTTGATCGTCGGCTCTTCTTTGCTGGAGAGGACGATCATCGGCGTATCGCGCGTGGACTTGTTGGCGCGAAAAAACTTCACCAATTGCAGCCCGTCGATGTCCGGCATGACCAGATCCTGCAGGATCACGGTCGGTTGCACGGCGTTGGCGGTCGCAATGGCTTGCGTGGGATCCGAGCAGTAATGGAATGTGATATCGGTTTCCGGCGCGAGCATACGGCGGATCGATTCGCCGACGATGACCTGATCGTCCACCAGCAGCACAACGACAGGATGCGACGGCGCGGCGGCGCGCGATGCCGCGGTGGGCTTCTTGGCAACGGTCGTGGTCGCGGTTTCGGTCATGCGTCAGCTCGGGGCGGTTTCGCGACGATTGCACCGCCTGGGCGGTGCGACATCGATCGCATGGTGGCCGGATCATCATGCCGGAGCGGGCCGATCCGGTAAAGGGCTGCCGGCTGCCGGCTGCTTGTCGCAGCGCGATCCGCCCGGATTTCATGTCTACCGATGATCTCCGACGAACATCGGCGTCCCAGATTCATACCTCCGAATGACTAGCGCGGCCACCCGCTGATGGTTTCGTTCGTTTCGTGTTATTCGTTCTATTCAAGATTGTCCTTATTTGCCGCTAGTTCGTGGCGCGTCGGAGTCGCTTGCAATTCGACGACCACGGAGATTAAGGAATCAAAAACCACGAATATCACGAATGATACGAATGGAGCAGAAGCCTCGTCGTCCAACGTGGCGCCAAAGCTCTTATTCGAGTTATTCGTAGTTAACAAAACTACTTGTGTTGTCCTGGACCTCTGCCCCATAAAAAAACCTCGCCGGATTCCGTCTTGCGACAGGAACCAGGCGAGGTTGATTTTTGCGACCGCAGCGAAGAATTTCTTCGCCGTGCCGATTAATACATGTCGTAGTCGCCGCCGTGACCGGCGCCACCCTTCTTGCCGGCGTCCTTCGGCTTGTCGGCGATCAGGGCGTCGCTCGTCAGCAACAGCGTAGCGACGCTCGCGGCGTTCTGCAGTGCCGTGCGGGTCACCTTGGTCGGGTCGATGATGCCGGCCTTCACCAGGTCTTCGTAGACGTCGGTCGCGGCGTTGTACCCGTTGTTCCCCTTGGCTTCCAGCACGCGCTCGCAGACGATGCCGCCGTCTTGACCGGCGTTCGAGGCAATCGTGGTCAGCGGGGCACGCGCCGCACGCAGGATGATGTTGTAACCCACCTCCTGATCGTGCGTCAGACCTTCGGGCTTCACCGAGTGCGAGGCCCGCAGAATCGCGACGCCACCACCGGGGAGAATACCCTCTTCGACCGCGGCACGCGTGGCGTGCAGCGCGTCTTCGACGCGGGCCTTCTTCTCCTTCATTTCGCTTTCGGTCGCGGCGCCGACGTTGACCTTGGCCACGCCGCCGGCCAGTTTCGCGAGGCGCTCTTCCAGCTTCTCGCGATCGTAGTCGCTGGTCGAGTTCTCGATTTCGCGGCGGATCTGGTCGATGCGCGCCTTGATCTCCGTGCCCTTGCCGGCCCCTTCGATGATCGTGGTGTTATCCTTGTCGATCACGACCTTCTTGGCCCGCCCCAGGTCACCGATCTGCATGTTGTCGAGCTTGATGCCCAAGCTTTCGAACACCGCGGTGCCGCCGGTCAGGATGGCGATATCTTCGAGCATGGCCTTGCGGCGATCGCCGTAGCCAGGCGCCTTGACCGCGGCGCACTTGAACGTGCCACGCAACTTGTTAATGACCAAGGTCGCCAGGGCCTCGCCCTCGACGTCCTCGGAAACGATCAACAGCGGGCGACCGGCGTTGACCACGGCCTCGAGCACCGGGACCAATTCCTTGACGTTCGCGATCTTCTTCTCGTAGACCAGGATGTAGGCGTCTTCCAGGACGACTTCCATCTTCGTCGAGTCGGTGATGAAGTACGGCGACAGGTAGCCGCGGTCGAACTGCATGCCTTCGACCCACTCGACCTCGGTCTTCAAGCTCTTGCCTTCGTCGACCGTGATCACGCCGTCCTTGCCGACCTTTTCCATGGCTTCGGCCAACAGCTCACCGATTTCGGTGTCGTTGTTGCTGGCCACGGTGCCGACCTGAGCCATTTCCTTCTTGCTCTTGATCGAGATCGACATCTTCTTCAGCTTGTCGGTGATGTCCTCGACAGCCTTGTCGATGCCTTGCTTCATCTGCAACGGGTTGACGCCCGCGACCACGGCCTTCAAACCTTCGTTGTAGATCGCCTCGGCCAACAGGGTGGCCGTCGTGGTGCCGTCGCCGGCGATGTCGCTAGTCTTCGATGCGACTTCGCGGACCATGCGGGCGCCCATGTTTTCATAGACGTCTTCCAGGTCGATTTCCTTGGCCACGGTGACGCCGTCTTTGGTCACGGTCGGCGAGCCGAAGCTCTTCTGCAAAATCACGTTGCGACCCTTCGGACCGAGCGTCACCTTGACGGCCCGTGCCAGCTTCGAAACGCCGCGGCGAATCGCCTCGCGCGCTTCCTGGTCAAATGCAATGGTCTTTGCCATCAGTCGAATTCTCCTAAACGATTGTGAAAGCGAGTGCCCGACGTCGCGGGCCGCTTACCTGAAATTTTTGTCATGCTCGGGCCGCCGCCTGCCGGATCCATACGTCCGATCGACGGGCGGTTTGCCCTGCTATGTCGTTCACCGGGATCGCGGCCAGACCGTTTTCGATCACGCCTGCCCAACTCGATCACCGCCAGCCCGCCTGCGTTACTCCCCGTCTGAGTTACTCAATGACGGCTAGAATGTCGTCTTCCCGCATCAGCAACAGTTCTTGCTCGCCGATCTTGAATTCGTCGCCGGCGTACGAGACGAACAACACGCGATCGCCGACCTTGACCTGCAGCTTGCCGCGGCTGCCGTCGTCCAACAGCTTGCCGTCGCCGACGCTCACCACCGTGCCACGGGCCGGCTTGTCCTTGGCCGAATCGGGGAGCACGATGCCTCCGGCCGTCTTCGACTCGGACTCTTCACGTTCGACCACTACGCGGTCGCCCAGCGGTTGCAGCTTGATCTTGCTCGGGGTCTTTTTATTCTTGGTAACCGTCGACATCGCTTGTTCGCCTCCGAAATTTCTCGAACAGGGAAATCTGGCAAAATGAAAAAGGAAGCCCGGCCGGGCAGAGTCGACCACCAGGGGGCTGCCAATTGTGCGTATCCGTAGCGCAGTCGAGCCCCCGAAAAGCAATTGCCGGGCCAAGAACGCAGCGTCCGTCGTAAGATGCTTTTTGGAAATGGCTTAGCGTCAGGGCCCCGAATTCCGTCCACAGACGTGGCCGCACGATCCGGCAGTCCAACTTCGCCGAGCCCCAACCTCTGCTGCCAGAATGGCAGGGCAGGACTTAAAGACGGTATCTGATACCCCTTTTGCAGCGAACTGCCTCGCGTGGGTGGTCGTATTTCAACGGAACGCGGATCAATGCCCCGTAGTCAACTCTCAGCTTCCCAAGTTGTGACGACCGTCTAGAATGCGTCGGCCGCACGGTTTCGTTCGGTCCGTCGTGCAACGGCCCGCCAACTTCTGCCCCGCCAGGTGCCTGCCATGTTACGCCTCGCGTTCGCCATGGTCGTCTTTGTGGGAATGGTCATCTGTTCACAGTCGGCCCAAGCAGGCCTCGACGAGCAACTCGCGACGCTCAAGGCTGTCGGCAACGAGGGGGCCGGCAACACCGCCGCTCGCCAGGCGTGGCAACAAGTGACCAAGGCTGACGCCACGGCGATACCCAGCATCCTGGCGGCGCTTGATGACGCCAGCCCACTGGCCGCCAACTGGCTGCGTGCATCGGTCGATGCGATCGCCGAGCGGCAGCTACGGCAAGGGGGCGATCTCCCCAAGTCCGCCCTGGAGAAGTTCGCACTCGATACCAAACATTCACCTCGCGCCCGTCGTCTGGCCTTCGATTGGCTGTGCCGCGTGGATACCTCGGCCGACGATCGTTTGATCCCGCAGTTGCTCAACGATCCGAGCGTCGAGTTTCGCCGCGACGCGGTGGCGCGACTGATCACCGAGGCCGAGGCCGATGAGACGGCTCAGAAAGCCGACGCGGCTCGAGACACATTCCACAAGGCGCTAACCGCGGCGCGTGACCTGGACCAGGTGAAGGAGATCGTCAAAAAGCTGGAAGGCTTTGGCGAGAAAGTCGACCTGACACGGCACTTCGGATATCTGATCCAGTGGAAGTTGATTGGCCCTTTCGACAACACCGACGAGAAAGGGTTCGACGTCGCTTTCCCGCCCGAGGACGCCATCGATTTCGCGTCCGAGTACAAGGGATCAACGGGCGCCGTGAAATGGATCGACCACGCGACCGAAGACGCCTATGGCAAGGTCAATCTGAACAATGCGCTAGGCAAGGCCAATTCCGTGACTGCCTACGCGGCCACCGAGTTCCTGGCCGACAAGCCTGAGAATGTCGAGATCCGGCTCACATCGACCAACGCGAACAAAATATGGCTCAACGGCCAACTCGTCGCTCGGAACAACGTCTATCACGCCGGCGAACAGATGGACCAGTACATCGGCAAGGGAAAGCTCAAGGCCGGAAAGAACCTGATCCTGGTCAAGCTGCTGCAGAACAACCAAAAGGAAAGCTGGGCACAGGACTGGGATTTCCAGCTTCGCGTGTGCGACGCATCCGGAACCGCGATCCTATCGCGCGATCGGATCGCCCGGGCCGCGACCGACCCAGCACGCTAGAAACAAAAACGATACGCCACCTGGCCTGACGTCGAAGGAACGAACCGCTATGACTCGTGCTCTGCTGCAAACGCTGTTGCCGCTGCTGTGCGTAACGTTCACGGCTGGCGCGGACTGGTTGCACTTCCGCGGCTCGGATAATCGTTCGGTCGCTACGAGCGCCGCGCCCCCTTTGGCGCTCGCCAAGGACGAATCGGGCATCGAGCATAACGTCGCCTGGAAAACGGCGGTTCCCGGTCGCGGCGTATCAAGCCCGATTCTGGTCGCAGGCAAAGTCATCGTCACGGCCGCAAGCGGCTACAACCAGGATCGCCTGCATGTCCTGTGCATCGATGCCAAGACTGGCGATGTTTCCTGGGAGCGACAGTTCTGGGCCACGGGGCGCACGATGTGTCATCCCACAAGCTCCGTCGCCGCGAACACACCATCCAGCGACGGCAAACGCATCTACGCCTTCTTCTCGTCCAACGACCTGGCTTGTCTCGACCTCGACGGGAATCTGCTCTGGTATCGCGGACTGACGCACGACTTCCCCACCGCGGCCAACGACGTCGGCATGTCGGCCTCGCCGCTGGTACTGGGGGACACGGTCGTCGTCCAAGTCGAGAACAAGGGAGACTCGTTCGCCGCCGGCATCGACGCCGAAACCGGCGAATCGCGCTGGCGCATCCCGCGCTCGGCCGAAATGAACTGGACGTCGCCGGCCGTGCTGCGAGGCGACAAACGCGCCGATGACCTGGTACTGCTGCAATCTCCCACGCGTTTCACGGCCCACAATCCGCACACCGGAGAGCAGGTGTGGAGTTACGAAGTCGCTTGTTCGTCGATTCCCTCACCCGTGGCCGAAGGAAACACGATCTACGTCCCCTCGGGCGGATTGACCGCCTTGCGTTAT is a window of Pirellulales bacterium DNA encoding:
- the groL gene encoding chaperonin GroEL (60 kDa chaperone family; promotes refolding of misfolded polypeptides especially under stressful conditions; forms two stacked rings of heptamers to form a barrel-shaped 14mer; ends can be capped by GroES; misfolded proteins enter the barrel where they are refolded when GroES binds), with the translated sequence MAKTIAFDQEAREAIRRGVSKLARAVKVTLGPKGRNVILQKSFGSPTVTKDGVTVAKEIDLEDVYENMGARMVREVASKTSDIAGDGTTTATLLAEAIYNEGLKAVVAGVNPLQMKQGIDKAVEDITDKLKKMSISIKSKKEMAQVGTVASNNDTEIGELLAEAMEKVGKDGVITVDEGKSLKTEVEWVEGMQFDRGYLSPYFITDSTKMEVVLEDAYILVYEKKIANVKELVPVLEAVVNAGRPLLIVSEDVEGEALATLVINKLRGTFKCAAVKAPGYGDRRKAMLEDIAILTGGTAVFESLGIKLDNMQIGDLGRAKKVVIDKDNTTIIEGAGKGTEIKARIDQIRREIENSTSDYDREKLEERLAKLAGGVAKVNVGAATESEMKEKKARVEDALHATRAAVEEGILPGGGVAILRASHSVKPEGLTHDQEVGYNIILRAARAPLTTIASNAGQDGGIVCERVLEAKGNNGYNAATDVYEDLVKAGIIDPTKVTRTALQNAASVATLLLTSDALIADKPKDAGKKGGAGHGGDYDMY
- a CDS encoding SpoIIE family protein phosphatase, giving the protein MTETATTTVAKKPTAASRAAAPSHPVVVLLVDDQVIVGESIRRMLAPETDITFHYCSDPTQAIATANAVQPTVILQDLVMPDIDGLQLVKFFRANKSTRDTPMIVLSSKEEPTIKAQAFALGANDYLVKLPDRIELLARIRYHSRAYISRLERDEAFRQLAESQQQLAEEVGQAARYVQSLLPEKLTGDIAIDYLFVPSTQLGGDMFGYNWIDAEHFAIYLLDVSGHGVGSSLLAVSAMNMLSGHSLAETDFRDPGQVLERLNDVFQMEKQNGKYFTIWYGVFEPATRKLKFSNAGHPPALVYTGPSVNEAPVQTLEADGLAIGMVEGMPYSTSEVQLGSYARLLIYSDGAYEIEKTDGDMWKHSEFVKFVSALPTDHGPIADPLLSHVRQLGDSEILDDDFSVVEARL
- a CDS encoding PQQ-binding-like beta-propeller repeat protein, coding for MTRALLQTLLPLLCVTFTAGADWLHFRGSDNRSVATSAAPPLALAKDESGIEHNVAWKTAVPGRGVSSPILVAGKVIVTAASGYNQDRLHVLCIDAKTGDVSWERQFWATGRTMCHPTSSVAANTPSSDGKRIYAFFSSNDLACLDLDGNLLWYRGLTHDFPTAANDVGMSASPLVLGDTVVVQVENKGDSFAAGIDAETGESRWRIPRSAEMNWTSPAVLRGDKRADDLVLLQSPTRFTAHNPHTGEQVWSYEVACSSIPSPVAEGNTIYVPSGGLTALRYQPASKAAEVIWATNSLSPGNASPVVDNGRVYTINGAGVLLCGDATTGESKWKLRLKGQFWATPVVAGDYMYIFNQDGLAQVVQLNDQSGEIVSRGDFGEPIFGTPVIADGALYVRTDSHLWKIAGH
- a CDS encoding co-chaperone GroES, yielding MSTVTKNKKTPSKIKLQPLGDRVVVEREESESKTAGGIVLPDSAKDKPARGTVVSVGDGKLLDDGSRGKLQVKVGDRVLFVSYAGDEFKIGEQELLLMREDDILAVIE